The Natranaerovirga hydrolytica genome includes the window GCACTTATGCTTTCTTCTAAATCTAAAATTTCTTTTTTTGCTTCTAATAACTCGTCATAGATGGAATTAGAAGAAGCTAAATCTTGTTCTTGGGAAAGGTACCCTATATCAACCTTATGGGGTGTGATAATTTGTCCTGCATCAGGTGTGCTCAAACGGGCAATAATATTAAATAAAGTTGTTTTTCCAGCGCCATTAACACCTACTAACCCAACTTTATCACCTTTTTCTATATGAAATGAAACATTATTTAATATTTGTAAATCTGCAAAAGACTTGGATATATTTTTACAAGCTAATATCATATTTAAACCTCCATATTACATTACGTACTTAATATATTATCATTCTATACCCTTTATGAAAAGGTTATATTTGACTTTATATACACAAAATAATATAATATTATGTAGGAACCTATGTTAGGAGTGACAAAGATGTTACCAGAAAAGAAAATCTCAACAGCAGTTATCAAAAGATTGCCTAGATACTATAGATATTTGGGAGATTTATTAGAAAATGATGTGGTTAGAATTTCGTCTAAAGAATTAAGTGAAAGAATGAAAGTAACAGCATCTCAGATAAGACAAGATCTGAACAATTTTGGTGGATTCGGACAACAAGGCTATGGTTATAATGTGGAATATTTATATAAAGAAATCGGTAAAATTCTTGGTTTAGAAAATAAATACAATATTATTATTGTAGGAGCGGGTAACTTAGGACAAGCATTAGCAAATTATACAGATTTTGAAAAAAGAGGATTTATTGTAAAAGGTCTCTTTGATGTTAATCCAAGATTAATTGGTGTGGTGGTAAGAGGTATTGAAATTAAAGATGTAGACGAAATAGATGCTTTTGTTAAAGAAAATGACATACATATGGCGGCACTAACATTACCAAAACAAAAGGCACCTAAGGTAGCCAATGATTTGGTAAAAGCAGGCGTAAAAGGCATATGGAATTTTGCCCCTATAGACCTTAATTTACCTAAAGGTGTGGTAGTTGAGAATGTTCATTTATTAGATAGTTTAATGACACTGTCTTATACAATCAGTCAAGAAGAAAAAGATCAATAGATAATAAAAGTAAGAAAGAAGGTTTTGATACCTTCTTTTTTGAATAAGAAATAAAATTACAATTGGAATAAAATGGTTTACAACAGTCCTTTGTTAAAGGTATAATTAAACTAATCATACAATTATTACGATAATATAATAAGAAGATTTAATAGAATATAAAAAGAACAAAATGCAAATAATTACAGTAACCTACTGTATGCCTCTTATTGACCCAAGAGATACAAGTTTCGTTGAAAGTACTAAGTTTACATTACGAGGAGGAAGTATAATGCCTTTATTTAAAAGACAAAAAAGTGAAAAAGACACTTTAGATTTAAAAATAGAAAAAAAAATACCACTGCTTACTCTTGATGCAAGATGGCATGAATTATTTCCTAAGTCAAAGAAAACAAGAAGAATGATAGATTTAGAGAAAAAATTGAATGAATACATAAAAGAGCAAGGACAAATTAATAATGAGTTTAGAGAGTATACGTCATTAAAGAAAAAAATGATGAAAGAAATAATGGAAAATATGGAAGACGTATTTGATAAAAATGATGAAGATGCAACAAAGCATATGGAAAAAAACAAAAAGTTTATTAATGATATTAATGAAAAGCTAAAAAAATATGAAGAAATGTTAGATGACTTACCGAATAAAATAAAAGAAGCCAATGACGCGTTATTAAAAATCAGTGTAGACATATGTTATAATGATATGGAAGATAATAATCAAGCAATACATAGTTTAGAACAGTGGATAAAAGATACAAAAGAAGAACTTAAAAATAATATTGTTATTAAAGAAGAGAAAGAAATAGAAAATCAAAAAATTTATACATATATGCATGATTTGTTAGGGTATGAAATGATTAATAAATTTGACCAAAATTATGGTGATAAGAGTGATTAAAGGAATAGGAACGGATATAATAGAAATAGAACGAATTGAAAAAGCAGTTAATAAAGTAGGCTTTTTAGAAAAGTATTTTACAGAAGCTGAACAAGAACTGTTTATAAATAGAAAGGGGTCTATTTCTACTATAGCCAGTAATTTTGCAATCAAGGAAGCCACTTCTAAGGTTTTTGGGACAGGTTTTCGAGAGGTTAAATTAAAGGAAATAGAAATCTTAAGAGATGAACTGGGCAAACCTTATATTAATGTTTTTGGCAAAGCAAAAGAAATAAAAGAAACCCTAGGAATTTTTTCTTTTCACGTTACAACGTCACATAATAAAAACGATGTTGTAGCATTTGTTATTGGAGAGGGTAAAAATGAATAGAATCTTAACTGGGCAAGACATGAAAAAAATAGATCGTAATACAATTGATTATTATGGTATCCCTTCTCTTGTTTTAATGGAGAGAGCAGCTCTTGGCGTTGCAAATGAAGTTATGATAAGAGAATTCATAAATAAAGAGAAAGTTTTAATTGTATGTGGAACAGGTAATAACGGGGGTGATGGTTTAGCAGTAGGAAGAATACTGTTATCTAATAATGTTGATGTTAAAATGGTTATAGTAGGCGACTACAATCAATTTTCAGTTGAAACCAAAAAACAATATGAAATACTAGTAAAGTTAAATGGACCCATTGTTTTTTATCAGGAAGAATCTTTTTATCATTTGGTTAATGAAGCAGATGTTATTGTAGATGCCATATTTGGTGTTGGATTATCAAGAGACATTAAAGGCATTTACAAAGAGGTTATTCAGACGATTAATGGATCAAAAAAATATGTCATTGCAATAGACATTCCATCAGGTATCGATGCCAATAGTGGTAAAGTACTTGGCATTTCAATTAAGGCCAATCAAACAATTGCTTTAAGTGCTTATAAACTTGGTCAAGTATTATTTCCTGGGCATGAATACTGTAATGAAATTAAAGTAATTGATATTGGTATACCTTTAGAAGCTTATAAAAAAATTGATAAAAACATTTTTACAATGAGCAAATTAACTCAAGATATGTTGCCAACAAGAAAGCCAAGAAGTAATAAAGGAAGCTATGGCAAAGTATTGGTTATGGCAGGAAGCAAAAATATGAGTGGTGCAGCGTATTTATCTGGATTGGCAGCTTATAGAACAGGGGTTGGGTTGGTTCATATTGTAACGCCAGAAGACAATAGAATAATTCTTCAAAGCCAATTGCCTGAAGCTATTATCACAACCTATGAGTTCAACAATGGATGTATTGAGCAAAATCATATGGAAAAAATAAAACAAGCTATCAATAATGTAGATGTTATTGTTATTGGACCTGGATTGTCTACTGAGATAGACGCAAAAACGCTGTTAATTGAAACCATAAAACATGGAAAAGTGCCACTTATTATTGATGCAGATGGCTTAAATATTATTGCAAAGAATAAAGACATATTAAAAAATCATCAACAACCCATTATTGTAACACCTCATCCTGGTGAAATGTCTAGGCTAATGAATGAGCCAGTACAAATAATACTAGATCAATTAATTGAAAAAGCAATGAATATGAGCGAACAACATAATGTTATTACAGTGTTAAAGGATTCCAATACAGTCATCACTAGCCCTACTAGGGATATATATATCAATTTATCGGGTAATAATGGAATGGCAACTGCTGGAGCAGGAGACGTTCTTTCAGGGGTGATTGGCGGCTTGGTTGCCCAAGGAATTGAAACGTTTAAGGCGGCTTATACTGGCGTGTTGATACATGGTTTAGCTGGAGACAAAGCTAAAGAGAGTAAAGGTTATTATGGTATGATTGCTCGTGATATAATACAGAACATACCTGAAGTGATGAAGTAAAAGGTTGTAACATTGAATATAGTTATAAATAATGCAGTATAATATATCATAGGAAATAAAGATTTTCAATGAATCAATACAGGAGGATAATGGATGGAGAAATATTATCGTGTTTATGCTCAAGTTGATATGGATTCCATCGTACATAATTTGAAGGAAATAAATAAAATAAAAGATTCTAAATCAGAATTGATGGCAATTATTAAAGCGGATGGTTATGGACATGGGGCAATACCTGTATCAAAGGTTCTTTTGAATAATGGTGCAGATAGACTAGGGGTAGCACTGGCAGAAGAAGGAATCGCATTAAGAAAAAATAATATTAAAGCACCTATATTAATATTAGGATTTACACCAGAGAATCAAATTTTAGAATTATTAAAGTATGATTTAACACAAACAGTATTTAAAATAGAAATGGCTGAAATGCTTTCAAAAATGGCTAAGCGTCATTCATTAACTGCTAAAATACATATAAAAGTCGATACAGGTATGGGACGCATTGGTTTTGAACCCGATGATGAATCTATAAAAGCAATCAAACATATAAAATCCTTGCCTAATTTAGAAATTGAAGGGATATTCACCCATTTTTCTAGAGCAGATGAAATAGATCCTCAATATACAGATCAACAAATTTACCAATTTGAAAACTTTATAAACACATTAGAAGACGATGGTATTAAAATACCGATTAAACATGCAAGTAATAGTGCAGGTTTATTAAAGTTTAAAAATGCTCATTATGAGTTAACAAGAGTGGGTATTGCAGTATATGGTTTGTATCCGTCAAAAGATCTGAACAACACAATTCATCTAAAACCATCTTTATCTTTAAAAAGTCACATTATTTTCTTGAAAAAGGTAAAAGGTGGAACACCAATAAGCTATGGGGGGACGTATATTGCTTCACAAGACTCCGTTATTGCAACCATACCAGTTGGATATGGAGATGGATATCCAAGGGCTTTGTCTTCTAAAGGAAGGGTGTTAATTAATGGTGAGCATGCACCAATCGTAGGTAGAATTTGTATGGATCAATTAATGGTAGATGTAACCCATATAAAGGGTGTTCAAGATGGAGATGAAGTGGTTCTGATTGGTACACAAAAAAATGCTCAAATCACTGTAGATGAAATCGCTCACTTAACTGATACAATTAATTATGAAATCCTTTGTGGATTAGGTAAAAGAATACCAAGAGTATATACAAGTAAAAATCATATGATACAATCAGTTGATTATTTTTAATAAAATATACAAACAAAAAGTATACATCATTACAATAATGGCAAGAATAAAATATGAAATAGTGAAAAGAGATAGATAAGTTGATTTGATGAATGGAGGCAATCAACTTTATGAAGATTGTATAATTGGAAGTGAGGTTGAATACTACATTCAGCAGAAAATAGCGGAGTGTGAAGAATGTGATAGTAAAAAGAGGAGATATTTTTTATGCTGATTTAAGACCAGTTATTGGTTCAGAACAAGGCGGTATTAGACCCGTGTTAATTGTTCAAAATGATATTGGAAATAAATACAGCCCAACAGTTATATGTGCAGCAATAACCTCTCAAATTAATAAGGCTAAATTACCAACACATGTTGAAATAGATTCCAACAAATATGAGCTCGTAAAAGATTCGGTAATATTATTAGAACAAATTCGAACAATAGATAAAAAAAGATTAAAAGAAAAAGTTTGTCATCTTGATAAAGATGTTATGGAAAAAGTTAGCAAAGGATTACTTATTAGTTTTGGGATTGATACATAATAATTGAGATTAAAAAAAGATTCACCAATAAAGCGTGCTTTGCACGCTTTATTGGTGAATCAAAAACATAAAGGAGAACGCTAGATGGATTTTTATTTAATTGTCAATCAATTGGTGGTATTATTTTTAATTATTTTTTTAGGTTATATGTTAAACAAATGGAACATTTTAGACAAATACACAAGTAAAAGGCTATCCACTTTTGTTGTTAATATAACCACGCCTGCATTAATTATATCGGGGATGACAGATCCACAAACCTTACAGGAAGACATAAATTTGCTACAAATTATAATCATTGCATTTGTTTGTTACGTTTTTTTATACATATTAACTTTATTTGTACCTAAATTATTAAAAGTTCCCAAGTCTGATTATGGTATCTACAAATTTATGGTAATGTTTTCCAATGTAGGTTTTATGGGTTTTCCTGTAATAAGTGCTATATATGGTAGAAGTGCCATATTATATGCGTCTTTATTTAATTTGCCTTTTAATCTATTGGTATACACATTAGGGATTTACTTTGTATCATCTGATGGAGACAAAAAAATGGACTTTAATTGGAGATTATTTATTAATGCAGGTGTTATAGCAGTTATAGTAGGGATGATTTTGTATTTGACAAAAGTACAATTGCCTATGTTTGCTAGAGATACGATTATAATGGTAGGTGACTTAACAACGCCATTAGCTATGTTGATTATAGGGATATCCTTAGCTGGAATACCTATTAGAAAGGTGTTTGCTAATTATAGGTTGTATGCATTTAGTTTATTAAAACTGGTTGTTTTTCCATTAATCATATGGTTAGCATTAAGAAATATTGTAGTAGATGATTTAATGGTTGGTGTTGCAGTTGTAATAGTAGGTATGCCAGTAGCAGCCAATGCTGTTATGCTAAGTAACGAATTTGATGGAAATGAAAAGGTTGCTTCAGAGGGTGTATTGTTAACAACCGTACTATCTATTATTACAATTCCTTTGTTAGTTTTTTTGCTGGCTTAACTTCATTAGATGTTATTGACTTAAAATAATTAAAAGTATACTATAATATAAAGATTTTTTTACAACAATGAAATATTATAGAAAAAAAGGAGTGTAGAAAATGGCAGGACATTCAAAGTTTGCAAATATAAAGCATAGAAAAGAAAGACAAGATGCAAAAAAAGGTAAGGTATTTACAAAGCTGGGTAGAGAAATAGCTGTTGCAGTAAAAGAAGGAGGATCAGACCCTGATCTTAACAATAAATTAAAAGACGTCATTGCAAAAGCTAAGGCAAATAATATGCCTAATGATACAATAGAGCGCAGTATAAAAAAAGCAGCAGGAGAATTAGGTGCTGTTAACTATGAATCCTTTACATATGAAGGTTATGGACCGAATGGGGTTGCCATTATGGTAGAAACGTTAACAGATAATAAAAATAGAACCGCTGCTAATGTAAGACATGCTTTTACAAAAGGTGATGGTAATTTAGGAACCACAGGATGCGTTTCTTATATGTTTGAAAAAAAGGGGCAGATTATCATTGAAAAAAATGAAGCAATAGATGAAGATGAGATAATGATGATAGCCATAGAAAACGGAGCTGAAGATGTCATAACGGAAGAAGAGGGGTATGAGATCATTACATCCTCTGAAGAATTTAGTTCAGTCAATGAAGCAATAACAAATATGAATATAAAGCCAGTATCATCTGAAATAACAATGATTCCACAAACAACGGTTAGCTTAATAGAAGAAGAGAAAATTAAGCTAGAAAAGTTATTAGATATACTAGAGGAAGACGACGATGTACAAGGGGTTTTCCATAATTTGGAAAATTAATCGGAGAAATTTGGAAGAAATCCTTGCAATAAGCTCCTTTTTTTATTAAAATATAAACAGATGGGTATTTTATACTAAAGAGATAAAAATCCTTTGAAAAATACCTACTAGTAGAATTATAATAGTAATAAATGTAAAAGTTTTTAAAATACTTATTGTATCGTTGATACAAAAATATGGGGTGTGTGAAGAGTATGAAAATTGATGAGGTGACGATGTTAATTGATTTAACAGAAGAATTCGTTGAATTTCTATCGGATCTTTTACAAGAAAAGGCTATTACAGAAGAACAGTTTAAAATTTTAGCAGAAAAAAAATTAGAGTTTATTGAGAGAAATAAAATTATGTTAATGCAATGAATGAATTTCCTATCTATGTGAGTCATAGGTAGGAAATTTTTTAGTCATTCTTTTTGACTAGGCTATTTTGAATAATTTGCTTTTGAAAAGTGTAATAATATGGTAAAATACTTATTTGAACGGAAGTTTGAGTATATAGACTTAAGACGATTTAAGTTTATTTAGGAGAGGTAAAAATGTCCCAAAAACCAATAGAAAGAATGAAAGAACTGATTGAACAATTAAATAAAGCAAACAAAGCTTATTATCAAGAGAACACGGAGATAATGAGTAACTTAGAATACGATGCATTATATGATGAGCTTCTAAGAATAGAAAAAGAAATTGGAACGACCTTCTCTAATAGTCCCACACAAAAAGTAGGCTATGAGCTTTTAAGTGCATTACCTAAAGAAGCACATAGTTATCCTATGTTATCTTTAGATAAGACCAAAGACATAGGAAAACTACAAGAGTGGTTAGGGGATCAAAAAGGTCTTTTGTCTTGGAAATTAGACGGATTAACCATTGTGTTAACTTATAGAGAGGGTGAATTATACAAAGCTGTAACAAGAGGTAATGGAGAAATTGGTGAAGTGGTTACCAATAATGCCAAAGTGTTTAAAAACCTTCCTATAAAAATAGAATACAAAAAGGAACTTGTCATTAGAGGAGAAGCCGTTATCAAATACAAAGATTTTGAGTACATTAATGACAATATGGTTAATGGTGAGAAGTATAAAAATCCTAGAAACTTATGCAGTGGTTCAGTTAGGCAATTAAATAATGAAATAACAGCCAATAGAAATGTGAACTTATTTGTTTTTCAAGTGGTACAAGCAGAAGATATGGATTTTAAAGATTCAAAAGAAAATCAACTAGAATGGATTCAATCTTTGGGTTTTGAATGTGTGGATTACACATCTGTAACAAAAGATAATATAGAAGAAACGGTCCATCATTTCGAAGAGAATATTATAAAAAATGATTTCGGGTCAGATGGTTTGGTCTTAACTTTTGATAGTATTAATGACTCTCAGAATCTAGGTGCAACATCAAAATTTCCAAGACATTCTATAGCATTTAAATGGGCAGATGATATAAAAGAGACCACTTTAAAAGAAATTAAATGGAATACTTCAAGAACGGGTTTAATTAATCCAATAGCTGTTTTTGAGCCTGTAGAGTTAGAAGGTACAACAGTTAGCAGAGCAAGTGTTCATAATGTCAGTATATTAGAAGCGTTAGAATTAGGTGTTGGGGATACCATTGAAGTCTATAAAGCCAATATGATTATTCCACAGATAGCTTCTAATGTTACTAGAAGTGGGTTAAAGGACATACCCACAGAATGTCCGGTATGTGAAGGTGAAACAGAGATAAAAAGAATAAAAGATGTAAAAGTTTTATATTGTACCAATGAGGCATGTGGCGCAAAAAAAATCAAAGAACTATCTCATTTTGTATCTAGAAATGCAATGAATATAGAAGGACTTTCAGAAGCCACTTTAGAAAAATTCATTCAAAAAGGTTTTGTTAATACTTATGCAGATATTTTTAGGTTGAGTCGATATGAAAAGGATATAAAAGAAATGGAAGGTTTTGGAGAAAAATCCTACAACCGACTGATCAAATCCATAGAAAAATCCAGAACGGTTGCTCCTGCTAACTTTATATATGCATTAGGTATTGCCAATGTTGGTCTTTCTAATGCCAAATTATTATGCAAACATTTCAATAATGATATTGAAAAATTAAAAAAAGCTTCTGTTGAAGAATTAATTAGTATTCAAGGCTTTGGTGATATTCTTGCTCAATCTATTGTACAATACTTTGAAGATTTTAAAAAGAAGGAAGCCTTAGATGAAGTGTTGACATATATTGAATTAGATATGCCAAAAGACTTAGAACAAGAAGCACTAAAAGACTTAACATTTGTTATAACAGGTAGTCTCAGTACTTATGAGAACAGAGATGCATTAAAAGAAAAAATTGAAGTTTTAGGTGGTAAAGTAACCGGTTCAGTATCAAAAAATACCAGTTATCTGATTAATAATGATAAAGACTCAACATCATCAAAGAATAAAAAAGCAAAATCTTTAGAAATACCCATTATATCAGAAGAAGAATTTAACGCTTTAATGAATGGGAATGTTGAATAAGAAAAACACTTGTGATAAAATTAAATATAATTTTGAACCTTATTAGAACGGAGGAATGAATGTGAAGATAACAAGAGAACAAGTAGAACATGTTGCCAATTTAGCAAGACTGAATTTGACAGAGGAAGAAAAGGAACAAATGACAAAAGACATGGAAGCAATCATTGGTTTTGCAGATCAATTAAATGATTTGGACATTGAGACTATTGATCCAACGGCACATGTTATTCCAATGCAAAATGTATTTAGAGAAGACATCAAAAAAGAAAGTCTGAATAGAGATGAATTATTAAAGAATGCACCAAGCAAACAAAATGGATGCTTTAGCGTGCCTAAAATAGTAGAGTAAACCAAAGGAGGGTCAACAATGTCATTAACACTGAAATCCGCTTATGAAATAAGTGGAATGCTTAAAAATAAAGAAATAAGCAGTGAAGAATTAACACGAGCATATTTAGATAGAATCAACACCGTAGAAGATAAAGTAGAAGCATATGTGAATGTATTTGAAGAAGATGCTATAAAAGAAGCAAAAAGAGTAGATGAAAAAAGAGCAAAGGGAGAAGAATTAAGCGAACTAGCAGGAATCCCTATTGCAATAAAAGACAATATTTGTACAAAAGGAACAAAAACAACTTGTTCTTCAAAAATGCTATACAATTTTGAATCCCCATATGATGCCACAGTAAGTGATAAATTGAAAAAAGATGATTTGATTATCTTAGGAAAGTTAAATATGGATGAATTTGCTATGGGTTCTTCTACAGAAAATTCATATTTTAAAAAGACAAAAAATCCTTGGGATATTACTAGAGTACCAGGAGGAAGTTCTGGAGGGTCAGCAGCAGCTATTGCAGCTAGAGAAGCGGTCTTTACTCTAGGATCAGATACAGGTGGATCAATTAGACAACCAGCAAGTTATTGTGGTGTTGTCGGTATGAAACCTACCTATGGTGCTGTATCAAGATATGGACTGGTTGCTTTTGCATCTTCTTTAGATCAAATAGGACCTATTACAAAAGATGTAAAAGATATGGCAATGGCATTGCAATCTATTGTTGGATACGACCCAATGGACTCATCATCAGCAAAAATAGATTATCCAAAATATATTCAAGCCATTGGACAAGATGTAAAAGGTATGAAAATCGCCTTACCAAGAGAATACTTTTCTGATGGCATTCAAAATGACATCAAGGAAAAAGTGTTAGAGGTAGCAAAAGAATTTGAGAAATTAGGTGCCATTGTAGAAGAAGTGGATTTAAAAACAACTTCTTATGCTTTACCAGCATATTATTTAATATCATCAGCAGAAGCATCCTCAAATTTAGCACGTTACGATGGTGTTAAGTATGGTTATCGAGCAAAAGAATATGATAATTTATTAGATTTATATAAGCAAACAAGAGATGAAGCATTTGGAACAGAGGTTAAAAGACGAATTATGCTTGGAACATACGCTTTAAGTTCTGGATACTATGATGCATATTATAAAAAGGCACAACAAGTTAGAACCATTATTAAAAATGAATTTGATCAGGTCTTTAACAACTATGACATTATATTAACACCAACCGTGCCTGCTACTGCATTTGAAGTAGGCGCTAAAATAGATAACCCAATTGAAATGTATATGAATGATGTTTGTACCGTTCCAGTTAATATTGCTGGATTACCGGCATTGTCTATGAACTGTGGATTTGACCAAAAAGGCTTGCCAATTGGCGTTCAATTCATAGGAAAAGCATTTGATGAAAGTACATTATTAAAAATGGCTTATGCATATGAACAAACTCAAAACAATATAGAAAAATATCCTACGTTATAGAAAAGAGGTGCAAAAGTGAGTTATAAAGATTATGAGATTGTAATAGGATTAGAAGTCCATTGTGAATTAAAAACAGAGTCAAAGATTTTTTGTGGATGTACAACACAATTTGGCGGAGACCCTAATACCCATTGTTGTCCAATTTGTACAGGGATGCCTGGAACCTTACCTGTACTTAATGGAGATGTAGTCGAGTATGCTATAAGAGCAGGTCTAGCAACAAATTGCAAGATTTCTGAGTACAGTAAACAAGATAGAAAGAATTATTTTTATCCTGACTTACCAAAGGCATATCAAGTTTCTCAATACGATTTGCCATTGTGCTATGAAGGCGAAGTAGAAATAGACCTTCATGAAGAGAGCAAAAAAATAGGTATTACAAGAATTCATATAGAAGAAGATGCCGGTAAATTGCTTCACGAATCAGGAGAAGGTTCACTGGTAGATTATAATAGATGTGGTGTGCCTTTAATAGAGATTGTAACGGAACCAGATTTAAGATCTCCTGAAGAAGTAGGCATCTTTATGCAAAAGTTAAGGTCTATATTGCTTTATTCAGACGTATCGGATTGTAAGATGAATGAAGGCTCTTTAAGATGTGATGTTAATTTATCCGTAAGAAAAAAAGGGAGCAAAGAATTTGGTACACGTACAGAAATGAAAAACATCAACTCCTTTAACTTTGCCGTTAAAGCGGCTGAATATGAAGCCAAAAGACAAATCAAGGCAATTGAAAATGGTGAAGCCATTATACAAGAAACAAGAAGATGGGATGATGCTAAGGGCATTACAATATCTATGAGAAGTAAAGAAGAAGCTCATGATTACAGGTATTTCCCAGAACCAGACCTAATGCCAATTGTTACGCCAAAAGAAAAAATAGAAGCCATTAGGCAAGCACTGCCTGAAATGCCAGACACAAGAAAAAAAAGATATATGGAAGCCTATGGATTATCCACTTATGATGCAGATTTAATAGTTGCCTCAAGAAATATGGCAGATTATTATGAAGAAGCTGCTAAAGCCTCAAAAAATCCAAAAGCTGTGGCAAACTGGATTATGA containing:
- the gatB gene encoding Asp-tRNA(Asn)/Glu-tRNA(Gln) amidotransferase subunit GatB; this translates as MSYKDYEIVIGLEVHCELKTESKIFCGCTTQFGGDPNTHCCPICTGMPGTLPVLNGDVVEYAIRAGLATNCKISEYSKQDRKNYFYPDLPKAYQVSQYDLPLCYEGEVEIDLHEESKKIGITRIHIEEDAGKLLHESGEGSLVDYNRCGVPLIEIVTEPDLRSPEEVGIFMQKLRSILLYSDVSDCKMNEGSLRCDVNLSVRKKGSKEFGTRTEMKNINSFNFAVKAAEYEAKRQIKAIENGEAIIQETRRWDDAKGITISMRSKEEAHDYRYFPEPDLMPIVTPKEKIEAIRQALPEMPDTRKKRYMEAYGLSTYDADLIVASRNMADYYEEAAKASKNPKAVANWIMTEIFSRMTEDQKEEANIPFESGLLAELVNLIEQDIISNSIGKKVFNTMWETGKSPNEIVEEEGLKQISDDGPLIEMAKEVIEGNEKVVNDYLSGKEQAVQALMGQMMKKTKGQANPKKVIDILKSLLNEMK
- the gatA gene encoding Asp-tRNA(Asn)/Glu-tRNA(Gln) amidotransferase subunit GatA, producing the protein MSLTLKSAYEISGMLKNKEISSEELTRAYLDRINTVEDKVEAYVNVFEEDAIKEAKRVDEKRAKGEELSELAGIPIAIKDNICTKGTKTTCSSKMLYNFESPYDATVSDKLKKDDLIILGKLNMDEFAMGSSTENSYFKKTKNPWDITRVPGGSSGGSAAAIAAREAVFTLGSDTGGSIRQPASYCGVVGMKPTYGAVSRYGLVAFASSLDQIGPITKDVKDMAMALQSIVGYDPMDSSSAKIDYPKYIQAIGQDVKGMKIALPREYFSDGIQNDIKEKVLEVAKEFEKLGAIVEEVDLKTTSYALPAYYLISSAEASSNLARYDGVKYGYRAKEYDNLLDLYKQTRDEAFGTEVKRRIMLGTYALSSGYYDAYYKKAQQVRTIIKNEFDQVFNNYDIILTPTVPATAFEVGAKIDNPIEMYMNDVCTVPVNIAGLPALSMNCGFDQKGLPIGVQFIGKAFDESTLLKMAYAYEQTQNNIEKYPTL